In one window of Campylobacter hepaticus DNA:
- the hisD gene encoding histidinol dehydrogenase, translating into MQILIYDNLNQKQKEEALKRPAIKAQDEITKIVSSIIKEVQKQGDEALINQALKFDKAKITNIAITQEEIQQASTRLDQDLKEAILVAYNNIKKFHEAQIPHDISLETTKGVKCEVLTRPIEKVGLYIPGGLAPLFSTVLMLAIPAKIAQCEKIVLASPAKIHDAVLFCAQLCGVDEIYQMGGAGAIAALAYGTQSVTKVDKIFGPGNAFVTEAKRQVSNDINGVTIDMQAGPSEVLVIADEKANVEFVASDLLSQAEHGADSQVILICLSEDFAKKVSKQIDEQIQKLPRYELASKSINHSRIIIAKDLKQALEISNAYAPEHLIIQTQNPRELLKDVKHAGSIFLGAYSPESMGDYASGTNHVLPTYGFTKTHSSLGLADFSKRMTVQELNKEGFLALSKSVTILAQNECLQAHKNAVTFRLKSLK; encoded by the coding sequence ATGCAAATTTTAATTTATGATAATTTAAATCAAAAACAAAAAGAAGAAGCTTTAAAACGTCCAGCTATAAAAGCACAAGATGAAATCACAAAAATAGTAAGTTCTATCATTAAAGAAGTCCAAAAACAAGGTGATGAAGCTTTAATCAATCAAGCTTTAAAATTTGATAAAGCTAAAATTACAAATATCGCAATCACTCAGGAAGAAATCCAGCAAGCAAGTACACGCTTGGATCAAGACTTAAAAGAAGCAATTTTAGTAGCTTATAACAATATAAAGAAATTTCATGAAGCACAAATCCCTCATGATATTTCTCTTGAAACTACTAAAGGGGTTAAATGTGAAGTTTTAACACGTCCTATAGAAAAGGTAGGACTTTATATACCAGGTGGATTAGCACCTTTATTTTCAACTGTTTTAATGCTTGCTATTCCTGCAAAAATTGCCCAGTGTGAAAAAATTGTTTTAGCAAGTCCTGCAAAAATCCATGATGCTGTACTTTTTTGTGCCCAACTTTGCGGTGTAGATGAAATTTATCAAATGGGTGGCGCAGGAGCTATAGCAGCTTTAGCTTATGGAACACAAAGTGTTACAAAAGTAGATAAAATTTTTGGTCCAGGCAATGCCTTTGTTACTGAAGCTAAACGTCAAGTTAGTAATGATATTAATGGAGTAACCATTGATATGCAAGCAGGTCCTAGCGAGGTTTTAGTCATAGCTGATGAAAAAGCTAATGTGGAATTTGTAGCCAGTGATTTATTATCTCAAGCTGAACATGGAGCAGATTCTCAAGTTATTTTAATATGCTTAAGTGAAGACTTTGCTAAAAAAGTAAGCAAACAAATTGATGAGCAAATTCAAAAACTTCCAAGATATGAACTTGCAAGCAAAAGTATTAATCATTCAAGAATTATTATTGCTAAAGATTTAAAACAAGCATTAGAAATTTCTAATGCTTATGCCCCAGAACATTTAATCATACAAACTCAAAATCCACGTGAACTTTTAAAAGATGTTAAACATGCAGGATCAATATTTTTAGGAGCTTATTCTCCAGAATCTATGGGAGATTATGCAAGCGGGACTAATCATGTTTTACCAACTTATGGTTTTACTAAAACCCATTCTAGCTTAGGTTTAGCTGATTTTAGTAAAAGAATGACAGTACAAGAACTTAATAAAGAAGGTTTTTTAGCCTTAAGTAAAAGTGTTACAATTTTAGCTCAAAATGAGTGTTTACAAGCACACAAAAATGCAGTAACTTTTCGTTTAAAGAGTTTAAAATGA
- the hisG gene encoding ATP phosphoribosyltransferase gives MQENTRLSIAIQKSGRLSKESIDLLLKCGIKMHIHEQSLIAFSTNLPIDILRVRDDDIPGLIFDGVVDLGIIGENVLEENELERQSLGENPNYKLLKKLDFGFCRLSLALPQNKKFDNLKDFEGLRIATSYPQLLRRFMKENHINYKNCMLTGSVEVAPRSNLADAICDLVSSGATLQANNLKEVKVIYQSRACLIQKESVLSKEKQALVDKIMLRVSGVMQAKESKYIMLHAPKEKLDKIQSLLPGVEKPTILPLAHDEKNVALHMVSKENLFWETMEALKEEGASSILVLPIEKMLK, from the coding sequence ATGCAAGAAAATACTCGTTTGAGTATAGCTATACAAAAATCAGGTAGACTTTCAAAAGAATCTATAGATCTGCTCTTAAAATGTGGGATTAAAATGCATATCCATGAACAAAGTTTAATTGCTTTTTCTACAAATTTACCTATAGATATTTTACGCGTTAGGGATGATGATATCCCTGGACTTATTTTTGATGGGGTTGTAGATTTAGGAATTATAGGAGAAAATGTTTTAGAAGAAAATGAACTTGAACGTCAATCTTTAGGCGAAAATCCAAATTATAAATTATTAAAAAAATTAGATTTTGGTTTTTGTCGTCTTTCTCTTGCCTTACCTCAAAATAAAAAATTTGATAATTTAAAAGATTTTGAAGGCTTAAGAATAGCTACTTCTTATCCACAACTTTTAAGACGTTTTATGAAAGAAAATCATATAAATTACAAAAATTGTATGCTAACAGGTTCAGTTGAAGTAGCTCCAAGATCTAATTTAGCTGATGCAATTTGCGATCTGGTTTCAAGTGGTGCAACTTTACAAGCCAATAACCTTAAAGAAGTTAAAGTAATCTACCAATCGCGTGCTTGTTTAATCCAAAAAGAAAGTGTTCTAAGTAAAGAAAAACAAGCTTTAGTAGATAAAATTATGCTACGCGTTTCAGGAGTTATGCAAGCAAAAGAATCAAAATACATTATGCTACATGCCCCAAAAGAAAAACTTGATAAAATCCAATCTTTATTACCAGGAGTTGAAAAACCGACCATTTTGCCTTTAGCGCATGATGAAAAAAATGTAGCTTTACACATGGTAAGTAAAGAAAATCTTTTTTGGGAAACTATGGAAGCCTTAAAAGAAGAAGGGGCGAGTTCCATTTTAGTTTTACCTATAGAAAAAATGTTAAAGTGA
- the rplQ gene encoding 50S ribosomal protein L17, which produces MRHKHGYRKLGRTSSHRAALLKNLTIALVNSGKIETTLPKAKELRSYIEKLITRARLGDFNAHRVVFASLQDKNVTNKLVTEIAPKFKDRNGGYTRIIKTRIRRGDAAEMAFIEFVA; this is translated from the coding sequence ATGAGACATAAACATGGATATAGAAAACTTGGCAGAACTTCATCTCATCGTGCTGCCTTATTAAAAAATTTAACCATAGCTTTAGTTAATAGTGGCAAGATTGAAACAACCTTGCCAAAAGCTAAAGAATTAAGATCTTATATAGAAAAATTGATCACCAGAGCAAGACTTGGAGATTTTAACGCTCATAGAGTGGTCTTTGCTTCTTTACAAGATAAAAACGTTACAAATAAACTAGTCACAGAAATTGCTCCAAAATTTAAAGATCGCAATGGTGGATACACAAGAATTATTAAAACAAGAATACGCCGCGGTGATGCTGCTGAAATGGCTTTTATTGAATTTGTAGCTTAA
- a CDS encoding DNA-directed RNA polymerase subunit alpha: MRNITTSAYTPTEFTIENISDTVAKISAWPFEIGYGITLAHPLRRLLYTSTIGYAPTAIYIDGVAHEFDSMRGMLEDIALFIINLKKLRFKIKNDSNKEIVEFNFKGSKEIYGKDLNNDQVEVVNTDAYLATINEDAELKFTLIIEKGIGYVPSEEIKELLDDPKFIALDAFFTPVREATYDIEKVLFEDNPDYEKVVLTVATDGQITPNEAFQNALEAMYKQLSVFDKITNVRSMIKNQATSNELENTKLLQNITDLNLSARSYNCLEKAGIVYIGELALMSVNELAGLKNLGKKSLDEIKNIMESIGFPVGTSKLSDNKEILKNKIAELKAQNEG, from the coding sequence ATGAGAAATATTACAACATCAGCTTATACGCCAACAGAATTTACGATAGAAAATATTAGCGATACTGTGGCTAAAATCAGTGCTTGGCCTTTTGAGATTGGTTATGGAATCACCCTAGCCCATCCTCTACGCCGCTTACTTTATACTAGCACTATAGGATATGCTCCCACTGCAATTTATATTGATGGTGTAGCTCACGAATTTGATAGTATGCGTGGTATGCTTGAAGATATAGCACTTTTTATTATCAATCTTAAAAAACTACGTTTTAAAATTAAAAATGATTCTAATAAAGAAATAGTAGAATTTAATTTTAAAGGTTCTAAAGAAATTTATGGTAAAGATTTAAATAATGATCAAGTAGAAGTAGTCAACACAGATGCTTATTTAGCAACTATTAATGAAGATGCAGAACTTAAATTTACCTTAATCATTGAAAAAGGTATTGGTTATGTTCCAAGCGAGGAAATTAAAGAACTTCTTGATGATCCTAAATTTATTGCTCTTGATGCATTTTTTACACCCGTAAGAGAAGCAACCTATGATATTGAAAAAGTTTTATTTGAAGATAATCCTGATTATGAAAAAGTAGTTTTAACTGTAGCAACTGATGGGCAAATCACACCTAATGAAGCTTTTCAAAATGCTTTAGAAGCTATGTATAAACAATTATCAGTATTTGATAAGATTACTAATGTTAGAAGTATGATCAAAAATCAAGCAACGAGTAATGAATTAGAAAATACAAAATTATTACAAAATATCACAGATTTAAATTTAAGTGCAAGAAGCTATAATTGCCTCGAAAAGGCAGGAATAGTTTACATAGGAGAACTTGCTTTAATGAGTGTAAATGAACTAGCAGGACTTAAAAATTTAGGTAAAAAATCTCTTGATGAAATTAAAAATATTATGGAGAGTATAGGTTTTCCTGTGGGAACTTCTAAGCTTAGCGATAATAAAGAAATACTTAAAAATAAAATCGCAGAATTAAAAGCACAAAACGAAGGATAA
- the rpsD gene encoding 30S ribosomal protein S4, translating to MARYRGPVEKLERRFGVSLALKGERRLAGKSALDKRPYAPGQHGARKGKISEYGLQLREKQKAKFMYGVSEKQFRRLFSEAARKEGNTGVLLIQLLEQRLDNVVYRMGFATTRRFARQLVTHGHVLVNGKRVDIPSFRVETGAKIEIIEKSKNNPQITRAIELTAQTGIVAWVDVEKDKRFGIFTRKPEREEVVIPVEERFIVELYSK from the coding sequence ATGGCAAGATATAGAGGACCAGTAGAAAAATTAGAAAGACGCTTTGGTGTTAGCTTAGCATTAAAAGGAGAAAGAAGGCTAGCAGGTAAAAGTGCCCTAGATAAACGCCCTTATGCACCAGGACAACACGGAGCAAGAAAAGGGAAAATTAGCGAATACGGATTACAACTAAGAGAAAAGCAAAAAGCTAAATTTATGTATGGCGTAAGTGAAAAACAATTCCGTCGTTTATTCAGCGAAGCAGCTAGAAAAGAAGGGAATACTGGGGTTTTACTTATACAACTTTTAGAACAAAGATTAGACAATGTAGTTTATAGAATGGGTTTTGCTACAACACGCCGTTTTGCTAGACAACTTGTAACTCATGGACATGTTTTAGTAAATGGCAAAAGGGTAGATATTCCTAGTTTTAGAGTAGAAACTGGAGCGAAAATTGAAATTATTGAAAAAAGCAAAAACAATCCACAAATTACAAGAGCTATTGAGCTTACAGCACAAACTGGTATAGTTGCTTGGGTTGATGTTGAAAAGGACAAAAGATTTGGAATTTTCACTAGAAAACCTGAAAGAGAAGAAGTTGTCATTCCAGTAGAGGAAAGATTTATCGTCGAGCTTTACTCTAAATAA
- the rpsK gene encoding 30S ribosomal protein S11 gives MAKRKIVKKKVVKKNIAKGIVYISATFNNTMVTVTDEMGNAIAWSSAGGLGFKGSKKSTPYAAQQAVEDALNKAKEHGIKEVGIKVQGPGSGRETAVKSVGAIEGIKVTFLKDITPLAHNGCRPPKRRRV, from the coding sequence ATGGCAAAAAGAAAAATTGTAAAGAAAAAAGTAGTTAAAAAAAATATAGCAAAAGGTATTGTTTACATTAGTGCAACTTTTAATAATACTATGGTAACTGTTACAGATGAAATGGGAAATGCTATTGCTTGGAGTAGTGCAGGTGGATTAGGATTTAAAGGTTCTAAAAAATCTACTCCTTATGCAGCACAACAAGCAGTAGAAGATGCTTTAAATAAGGCAAAAGAACACGGAATTAAAGAAGTAGGTATTAAAGTGCAAGGACCAGGAAGCGGTAGAGAGACTGCTGTTAAAAGCGTAGGTGCTATAGAAGGTATTAAAGTAACTTTCTTAAAAGATATTACCCCATTAGCTCATAATGGTTGCAGACCACCTAAACGTCGTCGTGTCTAA
- the rpsM gene encoding 30S ribosomal protein S13: protein MARIAGVDLPKKKRIEYGLTYIYGIGLFTSKKILDKVGISYDKRVHELSEDEAAAIRKEIQENYMVEGDLRKQVAMDIKALMDLGSFRGLRHRKGLPVRGQKTKTNARTRKGKRKTVGAKS from the coding sequence ATGGCTCGTATTGCAGGTGTTGATTTACCAAAGAAAAAAAGAATAGAGTATGGACTAACCTATATTTATGGTATAGGACTTTTTACTTCAAAAAAAATCTTAGATAAAGTAGGAATTTCTTATGATAAAAGAGTTCATGAATTAAGCGAAGATGAAGCAGCAGCAATCAGAAAAGAAATTCAAGAAAACTACATGGTAGAAGGAGATTTAAGAAAACAAGTTGCTATGGATATTAAAGCACTAATGGATTTAGGAAGCTTTAGAGGCTTAAGACATAGAAAAGGTTTACCAGTTCGTGGACAAAAAACAAAAACAAATGCAAGAACTAGAAAAGGTAAACGCAAAACTGTTGGTGCAAAATCATAA
- the rpmJ gene encoding 50S ribosomal protein L36 — protein sequence MKVRPSVKKMCDKCKIVRRKGIVRIICENPKHKQRQG from the coding sequence ATGAAAGTGAGACCATCGGTTAAAAAAATGTGCGATAAATGTAAAATAGTTCGCCGCAAGGGTATAGTTCGCATTATTTGCGAAAATCCAAAACATAAACAAAGACAAGGATAA
- the infA gene encoding translation initiation factor IF-1 — translation MAKDDVIEIDGTVLEALPNANFKVELDNKHVILCHIAGKMRMHYIRIMPGDKVKVELTPYSLDKGRITFRYK, via the coding sequence TTGGCAAAAGATGATGTAATCGAAATTGATGGCACAGTACTTGAAGCATTACCAAATGCAAATTTTAAAGTAGAACTTGACAATAAACATGTAATTTTATGTCATATTGCTGGAAAAATGCGTATGCATTATATAAGAATTATGCCAGGGGATAAAGTTAAAGTTGAACTTACGCCCTATAGTCTTGATAAAGGACGTATAACTTTTAGATATAAGTAA
- a CDS encoding MFS transporter, translating to MEKKKLKAKELKILGLSSLGGTLEFYDFIIFVFFAQYIANVFFPKGIDEFWALLNTYGVFAIGYLVRPLGGIVMAHFGDKFGRKNMFMLSILLMVLPTFILTFIPGYEILGFMAPVLLIIIRVFQGIAIGGELPGAWVFIREHCQENHKAFFLSCLNSAMALGILLGSVVFLFINLLFSVEEIGAYAWRIAFFIGGIFGIISVYLRKFLQETPIFKQMQEKSDLSSFPLKDLFKEKGIFKKIFSSMAISWVLTGCVVVLVLLMPKFMPSILNLSEVQASYLQILGILGIAFGGVFVGYLVDKLGLFKICIVFSLVFMFFSCLYFYVLYEFKNLIFVCILYAIVCFLGGINVFAPILMSEVFKAKIRFSGISFSYNIAYAISGGITPQLVFWFNTLATKRENPFLYGMSIYMIFLSFLAILAVLIVKDQIQFNKHS from the coding sequence ATGGAAAAAAAGAAATTAAAAGCTAAAGAATTAAAAATTTTAGGACTATCTTCTTTAGGTGGAACTTTAGAATTTTATGATTTTATTATTTTTGTTTTTTTTGCTCAATATATTGCTAATGTATTTTTCCCTAAAGGTATAGATGAATTTTGGGCTTTATTAAATACTTATGGGGTTTTTGCTATAGGATATTTGGTGCGTCCTTTAGGAGGCATAGTTATGGCACATTTTGGGGATAAATTCGGACGTAAAAATATGTTTATGTTGAGTATTTTACTTATGGTGCTTCCTACTTTTATTTTAACTTTTATACCAGGTTATGAAATTCTTGGATTTATGGCCCCTGTTTTGCTTATAATAATAAGAGTTTTTCAAGGTATAGCTATAGGCGGAGAGCTTCCTGGAGCTTGGGTTTTTATAAGAGAACATTGTCAAGAAAATCATAAAGCTTTCTTTTTAAGTTGTTTAAATTCTGCTATGGCTTTAGGGATTTTATTAGGAAGTGTGGTATTTTTATTTATTAATCTTCTTTTTAGTGTAGAAGAAATTGGAGCTTATGCTTGGCGTATTGCTTTTTTTATAGGTGGAATTTTTGGAATCATTTCTGTTTATTTACGTAAATTTTTACAAGAAACTCCTATTTTTAAACAAATGCAAGAAAAATCAGATCTTAGTTCTTTTCCTCTTAAAGATTTGTTTAAAGAAAAAGGTATTTTTAAAAAAATATTTTCATCTATGGCTATAAGTTGGGTTTTAACAGGTTGTGTTGTGGTGCTTGTTTTATTAATGCCTAAATTTATGCCTAGTATTTTGAATTTAAGTGAGGTTCAAGCTAGTTATTTACAGATTTTAGGAATTTTAGGTATAGCTTTTGGTGGAGTTTTTGTAGGTTATCTTGTGGATAAATTGGGTTTATTTAAAATTTGTATTGTATTTTCTTTGGTTTTTATGTTCTTTTCTTGTTTATATTTTTATGTTTTATATGAATTTAAAAATTTGATTTTTGTATGTATTTTATATGCTATTGTTTGTTTTTTAGGAGGAATTAATGTTTTTGCTCCAATTTTAATGAGTGAGGTTTTTAAAGCTAAGATAAGATTTTCAGGAATTTCTTTTTCATATAATATTGCCTATGCTATTTCAGGAGGCATAACTCCACAACTTGTTTTTTGGTTTAATACTCTTGCTACTAAAAGAGAAAATCCATTTTTATACGGTATGAGTATATATATGATTTTTTTATCTTTTTTGGCTATTTTAGCTGTTTTAATTGTAAAAGATCAAATACAATTTAATAAACATTCTTAA
- a CDS encoding multidrug ABC transporter permease/ATP-binding protein — translation MSFILELLKQNKLKLIFFLLFSFISSILGVLILVFINNYLLKNVQNIPIFYFIVLLGIFFISSTMVEFGLNIFGQNFIFKMQRRVVKQILDTPLLKIAKIGKAKILASLGSDIRNISFGLLRLPDFLQSSILIFCTSIYLYYLSKPIFILCMIWIMVVFLTNNFLMIKVYQYFRKARENDDALQNNYQNILDGHKELLMNRYRAKLYYEDEFEKNAKLKKKNSTLGNFFNNLSNNWTNVSLLALVGVEFYLALKFQWASVADATTIALSILFLRTPLVSMIGSFPTLLLAKIALDKIAKLELDTYVKNFKKISYINDWERIIFKDIEFTYDGNFSLNPVNIELKKGELVFLIGKNGSGKSTFCMLLTGLFKASKGRIYLDNMLINDDNLDQYKALISTVFSDFHLFTKTLSKEEFASEEKIAFWLKFLELQDKTKIQDHDLSLTQLSTGQKKRLAMFIALLEERDILVLDEWAADQDPVFRRFFYKKLLPLLKNQGKTIFAITHDDTYFDMADRILLANNGNIEELHGDNRNFLAIKEVEKF, via the coding sequence ATGTCTTTTATTTTAGAACTGCTAAAACAAAATAAATTGAAATTAATATTTTTTTTATTATTTTCTTTTATAAGTAGCATACTTGGGGTTTTAATTCTAGTTTTTATTAATAATTATTTACTTAAAAATGTACAAAATATTCCTATTTTTTATTTCATTGTTTTACTTGGGATATTTTTTATAAGTTCTACTATGGTTGAATTTGGACTTAATATTTTTGGTCAAAATTTTATTTTTAAAATGCAAAGGCGTGTAGTAAAACAAATTTTAGATACTCCTTTATTAAAAATAGCTAAAATAGGTAAAGCAAAAATTTTAGCATCTTTGGGGAGTGATATAAGAAATATATCTTTTGGACTTTTAAGACTGCCTGATTTTTTACAATCAAGCATATTAATTTTTTGTACTAGTATTTATTTGTATTATCTTTCAAAACCTATTTTTATTTTGTGTATGATATGGATAATGGTTGTTTTTCTTACTAATAATTTTTTAATGATTAAAGTGTATCAATATTTTCGTAAAGCAAGAGAAAATGATGATGCTTTACAAAATAATTATCAAAATATACTTGATGGACATAAAGAACTTTTAATGAATCGTTATAGAGCTAAACTTTATTATGAAGATGAATTTGAAAAAAATGCTAAATTAAAAAAGAAAAATAGCACTTTGGGAAATTTTTTTAATAATCTTTCAAATAATTGGACAAATGTGAGCCTTTTAGCTTTAGTTGGAGTGGAATTTTACTTAGCATTAAAATTTCAATGGGCTAGTGTAGCAGATGCTACTACTATAGCTCTTTCTATTTTATTTTTACGAACCCCTTTAGTTTCTATGATAGGATCTTTTCCTACTTTGCTTTTAGCAAAGATTGCTTTAGATAAGATTGCTAAATTGGAATTAGATACATATGTAAAAAATTTTAAAAAAATATCTTATATTAATGATTGGGAGCGTATTATTTTTAAAGATATTGAATTTACTTACGATGGAAATTTTTCTTTAAATCCTGTGAATATAGAACTTAAAAAAGGTGAACTTGTATTTTTAATAGGTAAAAACGGAAGTGGAAAATCGACTTTTTGTATGCTTTTAACAGGGCTTTTTAAAGCAAGTAAAGGTAGGATTTATCTTGATAATATGCTTATAAATGATGATAATTTAGATCAATATAAAGCCCTTATTTCAACTGTATTTAGTGATTTTCATCTTTTTACTAAAACTTTAAGTAAAGAAGAATTTGCTAGTGAAGAAAAAATTGCGTTTTGGCTTAAATTTTTAGAACTTCAAGATAAAACAAAAATCCAAGATCATGATTTAAGCTTAACTCAGCTTTCTACAGGACAAAAAAAGCGTTTAGCTATGTTTATAGCTTTACTTGAAGAAAGGGATATTTTAGTACTTGATGAATGGGCTGCTGATCAAGATCCTGTTTTTAGAAGGTTTTTTTATAAAAAACTTTTACCTTTATTAAAAAATCAAGGTAAAACAATTTTTGCAATTACTCATGATGATACATATTTTGATATGGCTGATAGAATACTTTTAGCTAATAATGGTAATATCGAAGAATTACATGGGGATAATAGAAATTTTTTAGCTATTAAAGAAGTAGAAAAATTTTAA
- a CDS encoding heme-binding protein produces the protein MKQFLFFIFMLSSSLFAQSYEIVKEPILTHQMVKGILELAQKEARKEGFNVSITIVDKSGQILKGVKEGIIPEDIRYLDDKFSIMPGGVPIMLDGIVIGGIGVGGAHLEQDVKIAKAGLKFLK, from the coding sequence ATGAAGCAATTTTTATTTTTTATTTTTATGTTAAGTTCAAGTCTTTTTGCTCAATCTTATGAAATAGTTAAAGAACCAATTTTAACTCATCAAATGGTTAAAGGTATACTTGAATTAGCTCAAAAAGAAGCAAGAAAAGAAGGTTTTAATGTTAGTATTACTATAGTGGATAAATCAGGACAAATTTTAAAAGGGGTAAAAGAAGGGATAATTCCAGAAGATATACGCTATTTAGATGATAAATTTTCTATTATGCCAGGAGGTGTTCCTATTATGCTTGATGGAATTGTGATAGGGGGTATAGGTGTAGGAGGCGCTCATTTAGAGCAAGATGTTAAAATAGCTAAAGCAGGGTTAAAATTCTTAAAATAA
- the cgb gene encoding single-domain globin Cgb: protein MTQKQIQIIKDCVPILQTNGENLTKEFYKIMFNDYPEVKPMFNMEKQISGDQPRALAMAILMAAKNIENLENTKSFVDKVAITHVNLGVKEEHYPIVGACLLKAIKNLLNADETTLKAWEAAYGKIAKFYIDIENDLYMKKNHS from the coding sequence ATGACACAAAAACAAATTCAAATTATTAAAGACTGCGTTCCTATTTTACAAACAAATGGAGAAAATTTAACAAAAGAATTTTATAAAATAATGTTTAATGATTATCCTGAAGTAAAACCTATGTTTAACATGGAAAAACAAATATCAGGAGATCAACCAAGAGCTTTAGCCATGGCAATTTTAATGGCAGCTAAAAACATAGAAAATCTAGAAAATACTAAATCTTTTGTTGATAAGGTTGCTATAACCCATGTTAATTTAGGTGTAAAAGAAGAACATTATCCCATAGTAGGTGCTTGCCTTTTAAAGGCTATTAAAAATCTTTTAAATGCAGATGAAACAACCTTAAAAGCTTGGGAAGCTGCTTATGGCAAAATAGCTAAATTTTATATAGATATAGAAAATGATCTTTATATGAAAAAAAATCATTCTTAA